One Thiocapsa sp. genomic window, ATGGGCAGCGCGCGCTGCCCCCCGTTCCAGAGCACCAAGAGTGCATTCTCGTCGCGCTCGAAGCCGCCCGAGTCGCCACCGACCCGATTCGCCGCGATCATGTCCAACCGCTTGTCCTTCAGCTTGCCGCGGGCGTATTGCTCGACCTGATCCGTCTCGGCCGCAAAGCCCAGCGTGAAGGGCGGCTTCGGCAGGGCGGCAACCTCGGCCAGGATATCCGGATTGCGCACCAGCCGGATCTCCAGCGTATCGGCGGCCTTCTTGATCTTGCTCCCCGCGGGCTCGGCGGGCCGGTAGTCCGCCACCGCGGCGGTCGCGACGAAGATGTCGCAGTCGCGGCTGCGCGCGGTCACGGCCGCGTGCATCTCCAAGGCTGTCTCGACCTTGACCAGCTCGGCCACCGTCGGCGGCGCCAAGGCACTCGGTCCACTGACCAGGACCACGCGGGCGCCCAGATCGGTCAGTGCGCTCGCCAGCGCATACCCCATGCGCCCGGAGCTGCGATTGCCCAGATAGCGCACCGGGTCGAGCGGCTCGCGGGTCGGCCCGGCCGTCAAAAGGACGCGTACGCCGGCCAGTGGTTGCAGGGCCGAGCCGGTGAGCGCATCGGCGATCTCCAGCGGCTCGAGCATCCGTCCCGGGCCTTGGTCTCCGCAGGCTTGGCTGCCCACGCCCGGTCCCAAGATCCGCGCACCGCGGGCCACCAGACGGGCCAGGTTGTCTTGAGTCGCCGGGTGACGCCACATCTGTTGGTTCATTGCCGGGGCGAGGATCAACGGCGCCTCGGTCGCCAGGGCCAAGGTCGTGAGCAGGTCGTCGGCGATGCCGGCCGCCAAGCGCGCCATCAGGTCCGCGGTCGCCGGGGCGATCAGCAGCCGATCCGCCCAGCGGGCCAGCTCGATATGGCCCATACCGGCCTCGGCCGCCGGGTCGAGTAGGTCGGTCCGCACCGGATGCCCGGAGACCGCCTGAAAGGTCAAAGGGCCGACAAACGCCGTCGCGGCGCGCGTCATGACCACCCGTACGACATAGCCGCGCTCGCGTAGGCGACGCACCAGATCGACCGACTTGTAGGCGGAGATGCCGCCGCCGACACCGAGCAGCACCTGATTGCGGGGGCTTGGATCCATGGTCTAAACGTGTACACTTCCGCTACGGAACAGGCCGCAGTTTAACGCAACCCATCGACGGAGGTCGCATGCCGATCAAGGACTGGCCGGAGGGTGAACGGCCGCGGGAGAAGCTCTTGGAGCGGGGGCGGGCGCACTCTCGGACGCCGAGCTGCTGGCGCTGTTTCTGCGCACCGGCGTGCGCGGCAAGAGTGCGGTGGATCTGGCGCGCGAGCTGCTGACCGACTTCGACGGTCTCGTCGGGCTGCTCGCCGCGGACCAGAAGCGCTTTTGCGAAGGCAAGGGTCTCGGCACGGCGAAGTTTGCCGAGCTTCAGGCGGTCCTCGAGCTCAGCCACCGCTATCTGCTCTCGCGGATTCGAGGTCAAGATGTCCTGACCAGCCCGGAGGCCACACGCGATTATCTCAAGCTGCGGCTGTACGGCTCACCGCACGAGATCTTCGCCTGCCTCTTCCTCGACAACCGACACCGTGTCATCAGCTACGACGAGCTGTTCCACGGCACGATCGACGGGGCCAGCGTGCATCCGCGGGTGGTCGTGCAGCGGGTCCTCGCCACCAACGCCGCCGCCGTGATCTTCGCCCACAACCATCCCTCGGGTGTCGCGGAGCCCAGTCAGGCGGACCTGCGGATCACGCAGCGTCTGAAGGAGGCGCTGAGTCTGATCGACGTGCGCGTGCTCGATCACGTCATCATCGGCGACGGCGAGGGGACTTCGCTGGCCGAGCGGGGGCTTCTTTAGGCTCGGACGGAGGCGGCTCGTCACAACCCTCCGGAAAATGCAAAAAAACCAACCATGTAGGATGGGTGGAGTGCAGCGAAACCCATCCAGCCCGCGCCAAGGGCATCAGACCGAAACCCGGCAACGTGGCGGTTTGGAGGATGGGTTTCGCTGCGCTCTACCCATCCTACGCATTGGTCAGGGTGTTTACCTTGTGTCTGAATCGTCACTCACGGCGTCAAGGTGCAGGCGCCATCCTTGCACCGGCGCTTCAATCGCCAGTCCGCGAATCGCGCGTAGCCCCAATCGAGCGGGCGCACCAGCCGCAGACCCTGCACCAAGGCCGCGAGACGGCGGTAGCCCGGCAGGCGACGCCAGATCGCGACGAAGGCCGGAACACCGGTCAGGATGCTGCCGTCGGTCTCCTTGGCGTGGATGCGCCGCATGGCGTCCGTGCGGTCGATCCCGGTCTCGGCCAATGCGCCGCCGTCATCGGTGATGTCGACCCAGTGAATCATTCCCGCCTTGTCGATCCTGCGGTAATGGGCGATCTCTTTGCTGCAGAGCGGGCAGCCGCCGTCGAAATAGGCCGTGAATCTGGTCATGGTGTGGTTGCGTCGCTGTCCGGAGTGTTCTTCGAGTTGGTGCAAAGATGGATCCGCACGCGCGATCGCTCAACCCCACTGCTCGACCCGTAACCCATCGACCCGCGCAAACTCATGGATGTTGTTGGTCACCAGGGTCGCGTCGAGACTCAGTGCGTGGGCCGCGATCAAGAGATCGTTCGGGCCGATCAGGCAACCTGCGCGTTTGAGCGCAACGCGAAGCCGTCCGTAGCGGCGCCCGGCTTCGGCGTCGAAAGGGAGGATCTCCAGCGGCAACAGGAAGCGCTCCAGCCGATCCAGGTTCTCGTCGACCCGGCTGCTGTTCTCCACGCCGAAACGCAGCTCGGCATAGGTGATCGACGAGATACCGACCTCGCCGATGCGATAGTTCCGGATCTGCCGAAGGATGTCCGGCCGTTTTTGATTGATCGCATAGATGCAGATGTCCGTATCCAGAAGGACAATCACGCGATCGGCTCCCGTTCCTGTGCGTCCGGTTGCTCGCGCGTCAGCGTCAAGTCATCCGGAAACTCCGCCAGGGCATCGAACATGACCTGCCAGGGATCGTCCTTGGGCAAGAGCACCACGGCATTGCCCAGACGTTTGATCACCACCTCATCACCCCGGAAGCGGTATTCTTTGGGTAAGCGAACGGCTTGACTGCTGCCGTTCAAGAAGAGCTTTGCTGTTTCCATCGGAACCTTCGGCACTAGAAATATATACGATACGTATAGACTTCCGGGCATCGATCGTCAAGGGCGCAGCAAGGTTGGGCTGCAGCCGCGCAGATCACCGTCGGCGGGTATACTCGAGCTCCGGCAAAACGACAGGATCGACGCACGTGAACGAGCCCGCCGCCCGGCTGCGCACACTCCTCGATCGTGGCGACATGCTCGTCATGCCCTGCTGTTTCGATGCCCTGTCGGCGCGACTCTCAACTAAACCGCGTCCAGAGCGACATGCGTCTTTATTCATGTTGTGTCGTGTCAAGGATTTTTCCGACCTTTTAAACCGCGCCCTGTGCGGTATGCGATGTTTTTGGATGGGATCGGCCCCGGCAGTTTTGACGACCGCCGGAGTCGGCGCGGTTTAAGATATTAAAAAATATATTATTTTAAACCGCGTCCCCGCTAAGGGCCGTGGATGCACCAAACGTCGAGCCCACTCGAAAGTGAGCATCTCGCTCTGGGCGCGGTTTAGCCGACGCGGTTTAATATTTAATTTTTAATACTTTAAGCCGCGCCGCAGTAGCTGGGTGGTTGCCCCCGCGCAGGCGGATCCAAGAAAAGCTTGTCGACAACGACCCCGCCGGAGAGGCCGAAGCCCAAATGTTGACCCAAGAGCAACTGATCGATCTCCTCCACGACATCGAGGCCGACTACGTCGAGCGAACCGCTTCAGTCAACAAGACCGACAAGTTCGCCGAGGCCATCTGCGCTTTTGCCAACGATCTGCCCAATCACCGTTTTCCTGGGTATCTCTTCATCGGGGCCACGGACGATGGTGCGCGCTGCGGTCTCAAGGTAACTGATGAGCTTTTGAAGAACCTGGCAGCGATCCGCTCCGACGGCAATGTGTTGCCCCAACCCGTCCTCACCGTTCAGAAATACACCCTGGACGACGGTGAGCTTGCCATCGTAGAAGTCCAGCCCTCGGACCTACCGCCGGTCCGCTATCGAGGTCGGGTTTATATCCGAATCGGCCCGCGTAGAGGCATCGCCAACGAGCAGGAAGAACGCATCCTGAGCGAGCGCCGCGTCTCGTTGGCGCGCTCCTTCGACGCCAGACCGTGCCGCGAATCCGCCATCGAAGACCTTGCCCTCGGCCAGTTCGACGCCTATCGAAGGGAATCCCTCGATCCGGAGACCATCGCCGCCAATAACCGGCCGCTCGATCTACAGCTCGCATCCCTGCGACTGTACGACATCGATCAAGGCTGCCTGACCAACGCAGGCGTCCTCCTCTTCGGTAAGAATCCGCGCTTCTTTTTTCCGGGCGCCTACATCCAATACCTGCGGCTTCCCGGTACCGACCTGACCGACATGCCCGTCGATCAAGCCGAGGTCTCGGGCGACCTGACCAGCACACTGCGAGAGATGGAGGCGCGACTTCGGCAGCTGATTCAAACGGGGATGCGACCCGTGAGCGGTCTGCAGGAACGGCTGTTGCCCGATTACCCGGAATGGGCTCTGCGTGAGCTGCTGACGAACGCGGTGATGCATCGCAACTACGACAGCAACACCCCGATTCGTTTCTATGCCTTCAGCGATCACATCGAGATCCAAAGCCCCGGCGGTCTCTACGGCGAGGCGACGCCGCAAAATTTCCCCACTCGCAACAGTTACCGCAACCCCGTTATTGCCGAAGCCATGAAGTCGCTCGGTTTCGTCAACCGGTTCGGCTACGGCGTCCAGCGCGCTCAGGCCCTGTTGGCTCAGAACGGCAACCCGCCGGCCGAGTTCCAGTTCGACGAGCACAGCGTCTTGGTCAAGATTTTCCGGAGGCCGGAATGAAGACCATCGCCTTTTTCAACAACAAGGGCGGTGTCGGAAAGACCTCGCTGGTCTATCACCTCGCGTGGATGTGCGCCGACCACGGCATCGAGACCCTCGCTGTCGACCTGGACCCCCAGGCGAACCTGACCGCCATGTTCTTGGACGAAGAGCGGCTGGAAGCCCTTTGGCCGGATGACGATCATCCGGATACGGTTTTCGGAAGCATTCGTCCGATCTTGCGTGGCACCGGGGATATCGCCACCCCCCATGTCGAACGTGTCACAGAGAAACTCGGCCTGATACCCGGGGACCTCGGCCTGTCCCGTTTCGAGGATAAGCTCTCCGATGCCTGGCCACGCTGCCATAACCGCGACGAATCGGCCTTTCGCACCATGACCGCCTTCCACCGCCTGATCCAAGCAGGCGCCGCACAGAGCGCCGAGTTGGTCCTGATCGACGTCGGGCCCAACCTGGGCGCCATCAACCGTGCGGCATTGATCGCGTCGGACCAAGTCTGTATCCCCCTGGCCCCCGACCTGTTCTCGCTGCAAGGTCTCAGGAACC contains:
- the coaBC gene encoding bifunctional phosphopantothenoylcysteine decarboxylase/phosphopantothenate--cysteine ligase CoaBC — encoded protein: MDPSPRNQVLLGVGGGISAYKSVDLVRRLRERGYVVRVVMTRAATAFVGPLTFQAVSGHPVRTDLLDPAAEAGMGHIELARWADRLLIAPATADLMARLAAGIADDLLTTLALATEAPLILAPAMNQQMWRHPATQDNLARLVARGARILGPGVGSQACGDQGPGRMLEPLEIADALTGSALQPLAGVRVLLTAGPTREPLDPVRYLGNRSSGRMGYALASALTDLGARVVLVSGPSALAPPTVAELVKVETALEMHAAVTARSRDCDIFVATAAVADYRPAEPAGSKIKKAADTLEIRLVRNPDILAEVAALPKPPFTLGFAAETDQVEQYARGKLKDKRLDMIAANRVGGDSGGFERDENALLVLWNGGQRALPMMSKVELARELAMLLAERYAERHAAPS
- a CDS encoding antitoxin, with protein sequence METAKLFLNGSSQAVRLPKEYRFRGDEVVIKRLGNAVVLLPKDDPWQVMFDALAEFPDDLTLTREQPDAQEREPIA
- a CDS encoding ATP-binding protein translates to MLTQEQLIDLLHDIEADYVERTASVNKTDKFAEAICAFANDLPNHRFPGYLFIGATDDGARCGLKVTDELLKNLAAIRSDGNVLPQPVLTVQKYTLDDGELAIVEVQPSDLPPVRYRGRVYIRIGPRRGIANEQEERILSERRVSLARSFDARPCRESAIEDLALGQFDAYRRESLDPETIAANNRPLDLQLASLRLYDIDQGCLTNAGVLLFGKNPRFFFPGAYIQYLRLPGTDLTDMPVDQAEVSGDLTSTLREMEARLRQLIQTGMRPVSGLQERLLPDYPEWALRELLTNAVMHRNYDSNTPIRFYAFSDHIEIQSPGGLYGEATPQNFPTRNSYRNPVIAEAMKSLGFVNRFGYGVQRAQALLAQNGNPPAEFQFDEHSVLVKIFRRPE
- a CDS encoding type II toxin-antitoxin system VapC family toxin; this encodes MIVLLDTDICIYAINQKRPDILRQIRNYRIGEVGISSITYAELRFGVENSSRVDENLDRLERFLLPLEILPFDAEAGRRYGRLRVALKRAGCLIGPNDLLIAAHALSLDATLVTNNIHEFARVDGLRVEQWG
- a CDS encoding thiol-disulfide oxidoreductase DCC family protein, with translation MTRFTAYFDGGCPLCSKEIAHYRRIDKAGMIHWVDITDDGGALAETGIDRTDAMRRIHAKETDGSILTGVPAFVAIWRRLPGYRRLAALVQGLRLVRPLDWGYARFADWRLKRRCKDGACTLTP
- a CDS encoding ParA family protein, coding for MKTIAFFNNKGGVGKTSLVYHLAWMCADHGIETLAVDLDPQANLTAMFLDEERLEALWPDDDHPDTVFGSIRPILRGTGDIATPHVERVTEKLGLIPGDLGLSRFEDKLSDAWPRCHNRDESAFRTMTAFHRLIQAGAAQSAELVLIDVGPNLGAINRAALIASDQVCIPLAPDLFSLQGLRNLGPTLREWGTIWGDLVSKAPPGLSLPKGSMQPIGYIVMQHGLRDSRPVQAYKRWMDRIPTVYREAVLDDPGQTSPPVDRDPYCLSLLKHYRSLMPMAMESRKPIFFLKSADGAIGAHIEAVKSCYSDFQGLASRIVAKAGIPFR